In Candidatus Hinthialibacter antarcticus, a single genomic region encodes these proteins:
- a CDS encoding MBL fold metallo-hydrolase → MKPVLQDDAFLTDVNAARAEADDLHLWWLGQSGFLVQWQGRHCLFDPYLSESLTQKYEDTDKPHVRMTGRVIAPERLDFIDIVTSTHNHTDHLDAETLLPLKQANPELKLVLPLANITFAAERLQCKPDWLVGFECGGRSVVDPFSVTGVPAAHEKLECDDLGRCHHMGFIVQFGPWTVYHSGDTVRYDGMAEQLRPYNIDIALLPINGRNPERRVPGNLTGKEAAQLGQDIGARLVVPCHFDLFEFNSVTPDAFIAEAERIGQPYKRMQNGERWSSRELD, encoded by the coding sequence ATGAAACCCGTCCTGCAAGACGACGCCTTTTTAACCGACGTAAACGCCGCCCGCGCCGAGGCCGATGATCTGCATCTCTGGTGGCTGGGGCAGAGCGGTTTTTTGGTGCAATGGCAGGGGCGCCACTGTTTGTTCGACCCCTATCTCTCTGAGTCATTGACCCAAAAGTATGAAGACACCGACAAGCCCCATGTCCGCATGACCGGGCGCGTCATCGCGCCAGAGCGGCTCGATTTTATTGATATCGTTACTTCGACGCATAACCACACCGACCACCTTGACGCCGAAACCCTGCTGCCGCTCAAGCAAGCCAACCCGGAATTGAAACTGGTATTGCCTTTAGCCAATATCACCTTCGCCGCCGAACGCTTGCAATGCAAACCGGACTGGCTGGTCGGCTTTGAATGCGGCGGACGCAGCGTGGTGGATCCATTCAGCGTGACCGGGGTCCCCGCCGCCCATGAAAAACTCGAATGCGATGATTTGGGGCGCTGTCATCACATGGGTTTCATTGTGCAGTTCGGCCCCTGGACGGTCTATCACTCCGGCGACACCGTGCGCTATGACGGCATGGCGGAACAGTTGCGCCCCTACAACATCGACATCGCGCTATTGCCCATCAACGGACGCAATCCCGAACGCCGCGTCCCCGGCAACCTGACCGGAAAAGAAGCCGCGCAACTAGGCCAGGACATCGGCGCCCGCTTGGTGGTCCCGTGTCATTTCGATCTGTTTGAGTTCAACTCCGTAACGCCGGACGCGTTCATCGCCGAAGCCGAGCGCATCGGCCAGCCGTATAAACGAATGCAAAACGGCGAGCGCTGGAGCAGCCGTGAATTGGATTGA
- a CDS encoding Gfo/Idh/MocA family oxidoreductase yields MAKWKIAGINFDHMHMGDNLRMAFEHPDCEIVGVCDETPERMQDAAQKFSVPEKNQFTDYRECLEKTKPDLVLLCPSTATHGDWTQKVAPFGVHILMEKPFAASLEETDRMIAAMKESGKQLAINWPLAWYPPHRTAKRLIDEGRIGDVIEVHYYDGNRGPLWHTADKEEINAETVAREKPDSWFYKKEFGGGSLLDYLGYGVTLGTWYHNGKVPIEITATVDRPQGLEVDEHSVTVARYDCGLSKFETRWGTFSDPWTLQPQPKCGFVIVGDQGTVSSYDFEPGVRLQTHERPEGEEVPVDPLLPPNQNPVQYVIDCLEKNKPIEGPLSVEMSRVGQQIVDAAVVSALDKRTVKIRR; encoded by the coding sequence ATGGCGAAATGGAAAATCGCAGGCATTAACTTCGATCACATGCACATGGGCGATAATTTGCGCATGGCCTTTGAGCACCCCGACTGTGAAATTGTCGGCGTCTGCGACGAGACACCAGAGCGAATGCAAGACGCCGCGCAAAAATTTTCGGTCCCTGAAAAAAACCAGTTCACTGATTACCGCGAATGCTTAGAAAAAACCAAACCTGATTTAGTATTGCTCTGTCCCTCCACCGCGACCCACGGCGACTGGACCCAAAAAGTCGCGCCCTTTGGCGTACATATATTAATGGAGAAACCCTTCGCTGCCTCGCTCGAAGAAACCGACCGCATGATCGCCGCGATGAAAGAATCCGGCAAACAACTGGCGATCAACTGGCCGCTGGCGTGGTATCCGCCCCATCGAACCGCCAAGCGCCTGATTGACGAAGGCCGCATCGGCGACGTGATTGAAGTGCATTATTACGACGGCAACCGCGGCCCCTTGTGGCACACCGCCGACAAAGAAGAGATCAACGCCGAGACCGTCGCGCGCGAGAAGCCCGATAGTTGGTTTTATAAAAAGGAATTCGGCGGCGGCTCGCTGCTCGACTACCTGGGCTACGGCGTGACCTTGGGCACGTGGTATCACAATGGCAAAGTCCCCATCGAAATCACCGCGACCGTCGACCGCCCCCAAGGGCTTGAGGTTGACGAACACAGCGTCACCGTGGCGCGTTATGACTGCGGGCTGTCAAAATTTGAGACGCGCTGGGGGACGTTTTCCGACCCGTGGACGCTGCAACCGCAACCCAAATGCGGATTCGTCATCGTCGGCGACCAGGGCACGGTCAGTTCGTATGATTTTGAACCGGGCGTTCGCCTGCAAACACATGAGCGCCCTGAAGGCGAAGAGGTTCCGGTTGATCCATTACTGCCGCCCAATCAAAACCCCGTGCAATACGTGATTGATTGCCTGGAGAAAAACAAACCCATCGAAGGCCCGCTCAGCGTTGAGATGAGCCGCGTCGGCCAGCAGATCGTCGACGCCGCCGTGGTCAGCGCACTCGATAAACGCACCGTGAAAATTCGGCGATAG